The following proteins are co-located in the Meriones unguiculatus strain TT.TT164.6M chromosome 4, Bangor_MerUng_6.1, whole genome shotgun sequence genome:
- the Slc5a5 gene encoding sodium/iodide cotransporter, with the protein MERAARARATFGAWDYGVFATMLLVSTGIGLWVGLARGGQRSAEDFFTGGRRLAAVPVGLSLAASFMSAVQVLGVPAEASRYGLKFLWMCAGQLLNSLLTAFLFLPIFYRLGLTSTYQYLELRFSRAVRLCGTLQYLVATMLYTGIVIYAPALILNQVTGLDIWASLLSTGIICTVYTTVGGMKAVVWTDVFQVVVMLLGFWVILARGTMLMGGPWNVLRLAQNHSRINMMDFDPDPRSRYTFWTFVVGGTLVWLSMYGVNQAQVQRYVACRTERKAKLALLVNQLGLFLIVASAACCGVVMFVYYKQCDPLLTGRISAPDQYMPLLVLDIFEDLPGVPGLFLACAYSGTLSTASTSINAMAAVTVEDLVKPRMPGLAPRKLVYISKGLSFIYGSACLSVAALSSLLGGGVLQGSFTVMGVISGPLLGAFTLGMLLPACNTPGVLSGLAAGLAISLWVAVGATMYPPGEQTMGVLPTSAAGCTNASLLLGPSGATNASSGGPSSGMHAGRPTLADTFYAISYLYYGALGTLTTVLCGVIISYLTGPTKRSSLGPGLLWWDLARQTASVAPKEDTDTVTLEDSLMKGPEDIPAATKKPLGLPPGDEAHPLFPAQALETNL; encoded by the exons ATGGAGCGCGCGGCCAGGGCGCGGGCCACCTTCGGCGCCTGGGACTACGGCGTGTTCGCGACCATGCTGCTGGTGTCCACGGGCATCGGGCTGTGGGTCGGCCTGGCTCGCGGCGGCCAGCGCAGCGCCGAGGACTTCTTCACCGGTGGCCGGCGGCTGGCGGCCGTGCCCGTGGGGCTGTCGCTGGCCGCCAGCTTCATGTCGGCCGTGCAAGTGCTCGGGGTCCCCGCCGAGGCGTCGCGCTACGGCCTCAAGTTCCTGTGGATGTGCGCGGGCCAGCTGCTCAACTCGCTGCTCACCGCCTTTCTCTTCCTGCCGATCTTCTACCGCCTGGGCCTCACCAGCACCTACCAG TACCTAGAGCTGCGCTTCAGCCGAGCGGTGCGGCTCTGCGGGACGCTGCAGTACCTGGTGGCCACG ATGCTGTACACTGGCATCGTGATCTACGCTCCGGCGCTCATCCTCAACCAAG TGACCGGGTTAGACATCTGGGCCTCACTCCTGTCCACGGGGATCATCTGCACCGTGTACACGACCGTG GGCGGTATGAAGGCCGTGGTCTGGACAGACGTGTTCCAGGTCGTGGTGATGCTCCTTGGCTTCTGGGTGATCCTGGCCCGAGGCACCATGCTCATGGGGGGCCCCTGGAACGTGCTCAGGCTCGCTCAGAACCACTCCCGGATCAACATGATGGA CTTTGACCCCGACCCTCGGAGCCGCTACACCTTCTGGACTTTTGTGGTGGGTGGCACACTGGTGTGGCTCTCCATGTACGGTGTGAACCAAGCCCAGGTCCAGCGCTATGTGGCCTGCCGCACGGAGAGGAAGGCCAAGTT GGCCCTGCTTGTCAACCAGCTGGGTCTCTTCCTGATTGTGGCCAGCGCGGCTTGCTGTGGCGTTGTCATGTTCGTGTACTACAAACAGTGCGACCCCCTCCTCACAGGCCGCATCTCAGCCCCAGACCAG TACATGCCGCTGCTCGTGTTGGACATCTTTGAGGACCTGCCGGGAGTCCCCGGGCTCTTTCTGGCCTGTGCCTACAGTGGAACCCTCAG CACTGCATCCACCAGTATCAACGCCATGGCAGCCGTCACCGTGGAAGACCTCGTCAAGCCAAGGATGCCTGGCCTGGCACCTCGGAAGCTGGTTTACATCTCTAAAGGGCTAT CATTCATCTACGGCTCAGCCTGCCTCTCTGTGGCTGCTCTGTCCTCGCTGCTGGGAGGCGGTGTCCTCCAG GGCTCCTTCACCGTGATGGGCGTCATCAGTGGGCCTCTGCTAGGAGCCTTCACGCTGGGGATGCTGCTCCCAGCCTGTAACACGCCT GGCgtcctctctgggctggcagcaggcTTGGCTATATCCCTGTGGGTGGCCGTGGGGGCCACAATGTACCCACCTGGAGAGCAGACCATGGGGGTGCTGCCTACCTCGGCCGCCGGGTGCACCAacgcctccctcctccttggcccATCCGGAGCCACCAATGCCTCCAGCGGGGGCCCCAG CTCTGGGATGCACGCAGGCCGCCCTACCCTTGCCGACACCTTCTATGCCATATCCTATCTCTATTACGGGGCTCTGGGCACGCTGACCACTGTGCTTTGTGGCGTTATCATCAGCTACCTAACCG GCCCCACCAAGCGCAGCTCCCTGGGCCCTGGACTGCTGTGGTGGGACCTCGCTCGGCAGACAGCATCTGTGGCCCCGAAGGAAGACACTGACACCGTCACCCTGGAGGACAGTTTAATGAAG GGTCCGGAAGACATTCCTGCTGCGACCAAGAAGCCCCTTGGCCTCCCGCCAGGGGACGAGGCCCACCCACTGTTCCCAGCGCAAGCTCTTGAGACCAACCTCTGA